A genome region from Gossypium hirsutum isolate 1008001.06 chromosome A04, Gossypium_hirsutum_v2.1, whole genome shotgun sequence includes the following:
- the LOC107948983 gene encoding probable protein phosphatase 2C 52 translates to MGGCVSTSSRRTSGSMGRREEVSPTCCDIGFCGQKRTKRTFSDHVIALHHLPSVPNRVFTNGKSRSSCIFTQQGRKGINQDAMIVWEDFMPEDVTFCGVFDGHGPHGHLVARKVRDALPLKLLSSMNSCQSRQNGSGQTCFKGSLKAADLDKDVSAEERLILLWREAFMKSYKAMDKELRSHPNLDCFCSGSTAVTIVKQGSNLFMGYIGDSRAVMGSKDNNDLMVAIQLTVDLKPDLPREAERIKRCKGRVFALQDEPEVCRVWLPFDDAPGLAMARAFGDFCLKEYGVISMPEFSHRLLTEKDQFIVLASDGVWDVLSNEEVVEIVSSAPSRSSAARMLVDSAAREWKLKYPTSKMDDCAVVCFFLDGKMDSESDYEEQGFSSATIQSYHSGNAGESDDSCHRSEPSLQRNFTVRPSEESEGFGNRRPHPEEFEGNEDTVAGEDQNWLGLEGVTRVNSLIQLPRFSEERPNP, encoded by the exons ATGGGGGGTTGTGTCTCCACTAGTAGCCGGAGGACTTCTGGCAGTATGGGCCGTAGGGAGGAGGTTTCTCCGACGTGTTGCGATATCGGGTTTTGTGGGCAGAAGAGGACTAAGAGAACATTTTCGGATCATGTTATTGCATTGCACCATTTGCCTTCAGTCCCCAACAGGGTTTTCACTAATGGAAAGAGCAGAAGCTCTTGTATATTCACTCAGCAGGGTCGCAAGGGAATCAACCAGGATGCCATGATTGTATGGGAA GATTTCATGCCGGAAGATGTGACCTTTTGTGGTGTATTTGATGGTCATGGTCCACATGGTCATCTCGTTGCTCGTAAAGTGAGAGATGCCCTTCCTCTTAAGTTGCTTTCCTCCATGAATTCTTGTCAGTCAAGGCAAAATGGTTCGGGCCAAACATGTTTCAAAGGGAGTTTGAAAGCTGCGGATTTGGATAAGGACGTCTCGGCAGAGGAGAGATTAATTTTGTTATGGAGAGAAGCATTCATGAAGTCATATAAGGCCATGGACAAAGAGTTGAGGTCTCATCCTAATTTGGACTGCTTCTGCAGTGGTAGCACTGCAGTCACTATAGTGAAACAG GGCTCCAATCTTTTCATGGGATACATCGGGGATTCTCGAGCGGTAATGGGATCAAAAGACAACAACGACTTGATGGTGGCAATCCAATTGACAGTCGATCTCAAGCCTGACTTACCAA GAGAAGCTGAAAGGATTAAAAGGTGCAAAGGAAGGGTATTTGCATTGCAAGATGAACCTGAAGTATGTAGAGTATGGTTGCCATTTGACGATGCACCAGGGCTAGCCATGGCTCGAGCGTTTGGAGATTTTTGTTTGAAGGAATACGGTGTCATCTCCATGCCAGAATTTTCCCATCGTTTACTCACAGAAAAAGATCAATTCATTGTCCTAGCATCAGATGGG GTATGGGATGTATTGAGCAATGAAGAGGTAGTTGAGATTGTATCATCGGCTCCGTCCCGGTCATCAGCAGCCAGGATGTTGGTTGACTCGGCTGCACGAGAATGGAAACTGAAGTACCCTACTTCAAAGATGGATGATTGTGCGGTTGTTTGCTTCTTTTTGGATGGGAAAATGGACTCGGAATCCGATTACGAGGAACAAGGCTTTTCTTCTGCAACCATTCAAAGTTATCATTCTGGTAACGCAGGTGAATCTGATGATAGCTGCCACAGGTCCGAGCCGTCTTTGCAGAGGAACTTTACGGTTAGACCATCAGAAGAAAGTGAAGGTTTCGGAAACAGAAGACCACATCCTGAGGAGTTCGAAGGGAATGAGGATACAGTTGCAGGTGAAGATCAAAACTGGTTGGGTTTGGAAGGTGTTACACGAGTGAACTCACTCATCCAACTTCCTAGATTTTCCGAGGAAAGGCCGAACCCTTAA
- the LOC107948984 gene encoding uncharacterized protein isoform X1: protein MPKPSIALKVRLRPTKQSPPTVRARRAMSPSPSLLSFSSCCGSEWKGTIDHVSNVARWMSARRGRARDVRCLGTASIAAAEGMVEHVSNVAWWMSARRGRASDVWCLGIASIAVATEGLLLGFCRKCFFFFCFGLKIWARVQVYFKIGFVLNLVELGLRVFCFNLILV from the exons ATGCCCAAGCCTTCAATTGCCCTAAAAGTCCGCTTGCGACCAACGAAGCAGAGTCCTCCGACAGTACGAGCACGACGTGCGATGAGTCCATCTCCTTCTCTCCTATCCTTTAGTTCGTGTTGTGGATCCGAATGgaaag GTACGATTGATCACGTCTCTAATGTGGCGAGGTGGATGAGCGCAAGACGTGGAAGGGCGCGCGACGTACGGTGCCTGGGGACTGCTTCGATTGCGGCGGCTGAAG GTATGGTTGAGCACGTCTCTAATGTGGCGTGGTGGATGAGCGCAAGACGCGGAAGGGCGAGCGACGTGTGGTGCCTGGGGATTGCTTCGATTGCGGTGGCTACTGAAGGTTTGCTGCTAGGGTTTTGccgaaaatgttttttttttttttgctttgggcTAAAAATTTGGGCTAGGGTACAAGTATATTTTAAGATTGGGTTTGTATTGAACTTGGTTGAATTGGGTCTGAGggtattttgttttaatttaatattggTTTGA
- the LOC107948984 gene encoding uncharacterized protein isoform X2: protein MPKPSIALKVRLRPTKQSPPTVRARRAMSPSPSLLSFSSCCGSEWKGTIDHVSNVARWMSARRGRARDVRCLGTASIAAAEVLESLTIPSALHRKAYAQAFNCPKSHFRPAKQSPPTVQARRTVWLSTSLMWRGG from the exons ATGCCCAAGCCTTCAATTGCCCTAAAAGTCCGCTTGCGACCAACGAAGCAGAGTCCTCCGACAGTACGAGCACGACGTGCGATGAGTCCATCTCCTTCTCTCCTATCCTTTAGTTCGTGTTGTGGATCCGAATGgaaag GTACGATTGATCACGTCTCTAATGTGGCGAGGTGGATGAGCGCAAGACGTGGAAGGGCGCGCGACGTACGGTGCCTGGGGACTGCTTCGATTGCGGCGGCTGAAG TTTTGGAATCCCTCACTATCCCTTCCGCTCTACACCGAAAGGCTTATGCCCAAGCCTTCAACTGCCCCAAAAGTCACTTCCGACCAGCGAAGCAGAGCCCTCCGACGGTGCAAGCACGACGCACG GTATGGTTGAGCACGTCTCTAATGTGGCGTGGTGGATGA
- the LOC107948984 gene encoding uncharacterized protein isoform X3, with protein sequence MPKPSIALKVRLRPTKQSPPTVRARRAMSPSPSLLSFSSCCGSEWKGTIDHVSNVARWMSARRGRARDVRCLGTASIAAAEGNLTLTHCIFRGIGTRLQSAPLLLRKMRSVIFSLLPYCLRG encoded by the exons ATGCCCAAGCCTTCAATTGCCCTAAAAGTCCGCTTGCGACCAACGAAGCAGAGTCCTCCGACAGTACGAGCACGACGTGCGATGAGTCCATCTCCTTCTCTCCTATCCTTTAGTTCGTGTTGTGGATCCGAATGgaaag GTACGATTGATCACGTCTCTAATGTGGCGAGGTGGATGAGCGCAAGACGTGGAAGGGCGCGCGACGTACGGTGCCTGGGGACTGCTTCGATTGCGGCGGCTGAAG GTAACCTCACTTTaacccactgcatcttcaggggtataggaacccgtcttcaatctgctcccctactgcttaggaagatgagatctgtaatttttagcctgttaccctactgcttaaggggttaa